In the genome of Aedes aegypti strain LVP_AGWG chromosome 2, AaegL5.0 Primary Assembly, whole genome shotgun sequence, the window CACTCTAACGAAAACTCacttgattttttattcagcccttttgtttttttttcattttaaattaaGTGCACGagtctatattttttatttcaatgcaGTATTTACAGTTTTTATTATTGCGCTTCTAACCATCTTATAAAACtaaatttgtttatatttaTTAGTTTCAccgtcctgatttagcaggacatgtcctgattttcagttttttttatcggCTAAAACTGTTTAACAAATCCGGTGAGTATTGcacattttttcgaaaatacatGAAATCTCCTGATTTTTTCAACTGACCATCCCTAATCCAGTGTCCAaactgtgtttttattttcttcaatttgtcgatttaaagaaatcactttttcaaggTTTAAAAATGTCTCAATTTCTATTAGGGCCTTAACGTTCAACGAtccgtcatcataatcatcgtTATAATCGAAACTTCACCAGTTTTTctgatcaaaacaaaaatttattcgACGAAAGTGTtatcactgtgtttcggttggagaatggtatacaatgaacacattttcatggaaacttgcatgattttgaacgaaaaaactgcttttgaaaattcttaaatTGATGACGGATCGTGCCCCCTTgaagaaagtcaaggaaattttgattaaGAAGAACGATGAATcctccgggaatcgaacccagactccttcagtatggctttaaTTTACAGCGGTGGACGTTTTCAAACATCTAATAGACGCTTATAttatacataactttttgtcgGTATTCAACTAAATAAGAGTAAATGCTTGCACATTACCCCTGGAATATATAAGCCAGCTTAGCTACACTATGACTGATGCAAACAGCTATCGAAAATAAAGTTACTGGTTgagaaagattttatttttgcgGACATTCTGAACCCAAATTCAACAATATAAGAATACTGTTTCGGTTTCAAACTATTGTCTGTACGGTAAGAATTTGCGCAGATTTTTCCTAAAGCTGATGAgatgaataattttaagttcGGCCAATCGTTCGAAAATGGAGTTTTCTCAGAATCCATGCAAGATATCATACTTCAGAAGTAGGGCGCATTAGAGCGCATCCGGTTGTGAATCGCATGCACCACTTCCTACCTCgcatagattttcaaaaaatccaactttaggctgtgaaccgtttcaccagttcgtttaactttaagttaaaatttgacagctcgatagttatttcccctccggttagaaataaccctgctctggagcatggttaaacttgacagttcgaaagttattttctgctcccgtgaatttgagaataactaaccatctgtcaactttgttctgaaataactactcgactgtcaaagctcaaatgggtcgaccgcgatgttcaatttaaccatttgaggggaaaataactatcgaattgtcaaattttaactaatagttaaacgaactggtgaaacggttcacagccttagtGAGAAGCCTTTTCTAACTTTAACCGCGAgcgccgacaatagtaattgacTGTtcaacgataaacttgcgatgatcgacgcgccaccatattccatataacggagggtattagaactaatttggaggtgatgatttggaggttatttggcaatttagaggttaaaatcccctccaacaactagcgattttgcggtgggatgttgacgtttgatgacgaatacaATTACCCGTAACCCGTTACCCGTAACGCATCGGGGGACAATAATGTATTGTCCCCCGATGCGTTACGAGTAACTGTCATGCACCCGAGCGTGAGATAACGCTCGCATAATCGAGATGTCAATGagcctacacggagaaaacggaaaacctatatttgagtattttttaacttacttttgagttatttttctctccccatttcattcgctccttctattgttgtcagagagcgaagagcaaaacaacccaaaaaccgaaccttagtgcgttacctcaaatttgagtaagtggcacagtactggaagttgagttatttgatctgccggttgagtgaaaagaacttagccagtaggtattttttcgcacggctgcaaatgaaaacaacttctaccccgtcaactcaaaattaggttaacgcacgaacccccggaattgagtggaatgaactcacttttgagtacttcattttctccgtgtatgcaTGCTATATgttaaaacgtttgacttttactgtgcgccctgttttcaagttgccagtgagagagagcgagacagcaccaacacacggcgcacagtaaaagtcaaaagaacaaaagaatttatggtacgtacagaggctcattgcTAACCAGCGTATGGCAGGCCATGACTATTCCTCTTTTATCGACTAGCCAAAGGAGGCATCGGACGCATCGTAGAGATCGGGACCATTCTCATCTGGGGCAGCAATCCAATTTCCCACAATTCTGTTATCTACATATCTTAAAACACGTTTGTAGATCGCCGCAGGTACTTCAAATCGTgttggtgtcttctgcgcgatAATGCCTTGGACAATCAGGAATAATCGcgcggaagacaccaaaacgatttTAAGTACCTGCGGCGTCGCCGTCGCGATAAATAATCGCGCAATGCACACCCgcataaacaaaaactatatCAGTACAGTTTCCCGAAAGGTTCACAACCATTTGCAACAATATCTGAATGATTTTGGttacaatgaaaaataacaatatatccACCTTACCTGAAACGTTTTTAACAATTCGACAAACGGTAAATAGGAAAatcacaatgtggggaataggcggttaagttatgtaaccatttgaaaacgtcgattttctcgaacaaaatttctcatcaacagttttccaaaaggTAGATATACTGTCAATTTTTCGGCAAAATCAATGTACGCCAAACAGTGTTGATACATTTGAACCATATGTTTATAAGGGAAATAAATAACGTATGCATAATTATTGGATTACGGTGCtttattgtatttttaccctATCCTATTCTGTTATGTAATATAATGCAAGCACTAGGAAAATTCCTGAGGCTTCTTCTCGAggaatttgagaagaaattcttgaagaatcagaTGAATAGTCACGTAATCAAACTcttaattttgcacattttaaaGACTCGAATTAAAATAGAAAACCAgacccgctaccagccctgtgatGATTCAATTAAAGTTAAATATCACCTCAAGGATATTCTTTCATTCTTTCTGAAACTCGCGGAATATCGCTTTCCAATGCATCCATGTATTGATCGATTCCCTAAAAAGATAGCATCCAACAACCGGAAGCAGCGCTGCAATCACTCGCAATCTTCCACTTGTCGCCCTGGGCTGTAACCGTGAATGTCTTCTGGAAGGGTTTGGTAGAATTGTCCTGGTAGATGACCGTTCCCGAAACCTTGATGATGAACGTCAGCTGCGAGGACACAGCGTCGCCAATGATCGGCTGAGTGACCAGGGGGTTCATAATGTGTTCAAAGCGGGGCAGTTGCTGGAAGTTCTTCTGGATGTTGCTGATGACATCAGCAAACCGTTGTCCATGTAGAGCCGGTCATCTCATGCCGCTTCTTGACTACTTTTTCGTTGCACAGATTGATGAATTCCTCCTCCATCCGGCAAGCGGTATCGATTTTGGTGCGCAGTTCCTACGGGGATTGGGTTTGAACCAAACATCCAACAGATTGGCGAAATATCTTTGTACTTACTGGGTCCATCGAAGTTGTCCTTTTTTAtgagcattgctgttctgtaaACTTAATTTCACTCTAACTCGACTTTTATAAATTAAGCTTTGAACAGTTTTAACAGTGGAATAAGAAGTAAACAATACAGCTTGACAGTTTTCCTTCGACGGCAATCTGACGGCGATTTTTTTCTACACTCAACGCTAGATTAAGTGTCGCCTCGCCTACAAATACCAACAAAATGTAACTATTTGTTGAACTGTTAAAATGTAGTTCAATATTGTCAAATGCAAATGTGTGAGTGTGTTgcacaaatttaaacaaaaacaatttgccGAATGGTGGCGGTATATTTCCACCATATCTTGCTTGAATCCATTTccatataatttaacaatatcaGAGCAGTATCATATATTGTTACTGATAGGTATGGGTTGATCTTACTGTTTGAAATGGTGAACAGCTTTGAAGTCCATATGGTTATACATAAAAGCAACTATTTCTGATACATTAACAGTAACCGTTATAAGATGTTTATTGTTCTCAAAGTAAGGCAAACTGTATTTTGCTATGCGGGcagtattttcattcaaaatacgAAAACGAAGGCGAGTATCCCAAATAATTATTTCGCCCCGTTTTACCCTACATGAAACATTTCACAGCGATTCGCGCCACGCAAGGCAAACAAAATCGAACTTGTCAACAACAGAAATTACTCGAaagttaactatttttataaaactaacTGCAAGCctaatttttcaaatcggcgtatctaacatttggaaggattcgagaaaaatgcgatgcaatatattgtaaagcattttaaatcctgtttaaaatgttttgcattttttctattgctgtgtcttctataagttgaaaaaaagaacaccGTTTCTAACCACTATTAAACAATTCCGATTTGTTTGGAATTAGATTGAAAAACTGGTGAAATTatcgaataaacccttttgctttgtgctgctcacatacaccatgATGATTCGTCGATATCATACCTTGCttgatacatacaccttgcttgatgcgtcggtttgacagttcatttatcacatgcgtcacgtcatatacaccagtattgttttgaagttgcacatacaccggtttgCAAATTCCCATAAAACATAATAAAGTTTGTTCTATTCGTCAGTTTCTACGTTCAACTACAACGAATAttgaatgtttccaatttcaactcgaCTAACAGGAGCACCAGACGGAGCCGTGAGTAACAAAAGTAAATGGAGAACAGTTCTTGTGAAAAATTTGGTGAGAAATTTGTCTAAAACCGAATACtgatgatgttccacatcagtttgccgaCCCGTCAGCTTACTGCAGCTGTAAAAATCCGAATCtctcgatttccaacatgtttagtaATTCGAAAACAGTATGACGTATCTGctgattaaaattttatgttttgattctgcatataggtcgctttgctatgagcatatgtacggtgtatgtgctagcatgaaaaatgttgacagttgagtcgctttgcaatggtagggtgtatgtagccaaattaaaaacactgagtaaagtgcacatagggcagatttgaaatttatttcaaaaaatcaaaaaaatgttttaggattacttttttggactcaatatgtagattatgcgtttgtcaagcccatgcaaagcaaatctcgatttgtttatttttgcagttaCGTCGGAAtgaagaattatgcttgaaCTCATATGTTTACAGAAAagatatgaaaattacttactttTAAAGTTGTTCTGCGCGTTAATACAACAAATTCAAATGTTGCCTTTCGTTACCATTGCACTTCAACCAAACGACAGCACTCGAAGTTTTCACTCACAAACAGAACCAgctttgaactatttttaaggTAACAAGTCAATTCAAGCAAAATAAAGGCACAATTTCACTATTTACCAGTTAAACTTTGCAAATTACTGAAAAAGTCGAGTTTTTCTTCGAGAAATACCCtaaattcttttgaatatcacaAAACCAGCCGGTAAACAAAGCACGCAAAAGAGAGCAGCTTTCAAAAATCAGAACAGCTGACGTAGACGAGGGGCTACCCAATGAAAAAAGTGTTCATATGGAAATCAGTGCAAATGCAGCTGCACGGTGGGTTACCTTATCTGATTTAGATCTAATTATTgaacaaattaaataaattttattcaaattgtaatttatttattttactttaCATAAGGTCAAGGAAAGAATGGATCAATCAATCAAGCATTGATCAGTAACTGTTAATTAGTCATAAGCGATAGTATAAGATTAATTGTCCAATAGTGGATGTACTAAGCAGGATTCAATTTCATTTAGCCATTGAAATTCAGAAAGTAcaataaatgttcattttattgttgtaacgggaagtaacgaccatttacttaatgataaaaataattacatcgcagcaacaaaaaacaaaaaaaaaaccttcagtgAAAAATAGTACCTCcattattggtacactgttctttTGGTTGCGGTATTAGCGtgtttgctcaaaaggacacgcggcgTACCCCAgaggaaaggaacaaccgcgGTTTTGCTCCCTTTTTATTTCATTCTTATgggagataacattgcggtgttCCTTTCCTGAACCATTCGCCGCGTGGAATTTTGGGCAAAtgcgcgtttttggaaactttacaacatcCGCGCGGTGTATTGCAATTTcagggaaaactttccgttttacggtgcaacgaaaagctaccgcagctgtcacatcactgatttgtacTGGtcaatcatcagtaggcttcaatgataccttgggtgccgtcttgatgatcgttgtttgttggtatttttcatagcgttttctctttcaagcatactatgattgaattgtttgcttcaatgatggaatgatttcgaaccctgtggtagaactttgacagctgcggtagaactctgcggctaccgcaaaccggaaaattttcttaacaaccgtaatatcATATCCAGCGAACcagacaatattttttttaaatttatgtgCCTATAGTTgcgacacagacaaacagacgtaacattgacgaaatttccatcgaacactcatttaacgatcatttcaaattcgctgtgttacaaatctcacaaccagaggcgcgcgtaTTGTTTTCCttcgcatttgacgtttcacactaccgccatctgcactgcccataactgcatatttgtaacattcgacaaaagtaggcattgagtaaatggaataccaagtgtgcattttacggcagtatgggaggaaactaaaatttctaaaaattaccaggaattcaaaagtgcttatttcaggctgatattttgtacaactcatatcgcatactaggtgaattgtcagaaaataattctgatagaaatttcattgctatcacattacgaggcccatttataatctcaatgtgactgttatgcggttataaataccagtgtgacaaaacaacttggtatttttttcgaattttctagaacaatctcacagatttcagttagtagatcgaaagtatttatcatttgatgaatctccatggtattaactattaattgtcaaaaatgtcgaatgtgactgttttgcagttatgggcagtgcaggtATTGTTGCAGGAAACagtatttcgtgcaacatgctcaacAGATGATGATgctgtaaactgggcgatggattttgaagaaaattgttttaagtgttacgtctgtttgtctgtggttgcgttatccgttgttttcttatgcgatcctccattataggtacactttaccgcaactattggtacaactGACAAAAGTTTTAGCAGTTATGGAGgtatttcaacaattttaacgatgttttcaactattccgtgtatccacaagccaatacgtcgattggcagtgtcaatTCAGTGAAATCAGTAAATGGTACTACCGCAACTGTAGGATCACGTACCCTAGTTATTTACGAATCACTTAATAATGTACTTGaactttgaaggcacaaatctcgcgaaataATCAAATGACAGTGCAATTTCGATTTTAGCAGAAAGTTTTAAATGAGAATATCGACATCGTTCATTATTTCTGCgaattagtgcctttgaaatcgtgagtagagCACAAGCCGACCACAGCCATGTTTGGATTCAGACATGTTTTACCttaatattttgaagatttgcgaaataacttctgggctaattgtaaggggtcatgcacaaattacgtcacgctccgaggggagGGAggcttacaaaaatttcggaggacccatacaaaaaacgtgacaaagcccccccccccccctttgtcacgttttttttgtatgggttTTGTATGcgggaggtggtcaaaaaagttgaaatttagcatgacataatttgtgtaccatccccaatTACGGTAAATTTAAAGAATATCACAAAAATAATGCTAAATGCAAAATAATTTAGCAAAATGTACAATGTTTGGCGCTGTGGGAAGAAAATGGTAGTTGCAATTTGAGGCATGAAATTCGAATATTTTACGACAAGCAGTGCTCGAGATGTTTAATGATTATATGTTTTATTGGAATAATGATACACTGTTTTTCCATGTTATAAAATGCTTTTGCGGCAATTGGTATTGTTGATTATATGTATAGATTTATAAAGAATGTTTTAACGTGCTTGTATTTTTCACGTCACGCGTTTTTATGGATCGTGCAGATCTACCAATCAACATTGTGCGTAAATAATGGTTTAACTCCACTCTCAAATTGACGTAACGTGcacatctgatttttttttgtcgaacatgaATGGCATTTAATATGTGTATGATAAATTGCTGATGAAAATAAACATCATTTGGCATCTTTGGTAATCAATTGGTTTAGAAATCGGGCACAGAGTGGTCCATCTTGCCCCTAATAAACGAGGTAGATAGCTTCTTCATCATGACATCATAGATAATCGTTGGAATAACGGTCACGGTAATGATCTGACCTCCTGCCGCTATTAACTGAGAAATTTCCTTATCCTTCATCCCGATCACATTCTGTCCGTTGATTTCCAGCATCTGGTGCTCAATAAGAAGTCCATTTCGTGCGGCAGACGAGTCCTTAACGATGGCGGTAATCTTGCCGTTGTTGAACTGGAATCCAACAGTTCCTGCTGAATCCTTGTGCAACGTAACAGCACGTTCAAAGGGGCGGTCCCGAACCACCAGTGAGATATTGTTCTTGTCGCTCTTCTTCAGCAACTTGTGAACATCGTCAACGGAAAAACCGGCCACCAAGGTTCCGTTCACCTGCAGAATCTGATCTCCAAACCGCAATCCCGCCAAAGCTGCTGGACTATTCTTCACGACGAGACACACAAAAACTCCTTTATGGATGGCCTGCGCCCGCAATCCAACCTTCTTATCAGCGCCTTTGCAGAGGATCAACTGTAACGAATGGGTAATTGttagtttaaattttgattaaacatAACTTCCTTTAACCAGGCCACTGTCTTCACATATGGTCTGAATTCAATTCTTTTGTCGCTGTTTGCTAGAATATGATAGAACTAGACGAGAAGCGTTTTGGTTAAGTCAAACTAGTAGACCAAATTAAGTAGTTAACGAAAGACTAATTTTTAGATATATCTTAATCTTAGGTAGAGATGTGCCGAATAGCACTATTCGGCTTCGGTCGAACACCGGATAGTTGAAACGAACGAAACGCCAAACGAATATTCGACCGAATAAAACCCTAAATTCGTCCGAATGACACCAATTCGTTCGATTTCTTAAAAAAGCTAGTTTTTTTAAAGAGCTTCAACGGTGAAGACCTAacaacccctctaccagcagcttcatttttaccacaaaaaaaaaaacaaaatttgatttaatcacgtttttttttgtttctcattattttggaccattttctcacaagttctcaaaaaactcttctagcttaagaattctcaagaaattttggaatatctccggatccaggtGACCACTGATCAATATcgattctaaaacttttttgataatttgtgaaaaaatggtgcaaaaatatagagaaacaaaaatgttaccgtGATTTGACTATTGTGTTTGTGGTAAAAAAGTAATCTGCTAGCAGAGAGGTTAAAGTATGAATGGATATGAAAGATTGTCTTCTTGTGCTTTCGAAACCATTtaaagaa includes:
- the LOC5566450 gene encoding syntenin-1, with protein sequence MSLYPSLEDMQVDKIMQSQNAAISNAIAQQQQQQHQFSMHDPPPAYTMNPYAQLSNLLPGAVGSPEPETAKKQEFFYPDLADYLGLELSREVIAANMPEYLNRDTRMAAYQPEVSAVTTVNNANMVAPVSGGSVGLQRGQVTNGIRELILCKGADKKVGLRAQAIHKGVFVCLVVKNSPAALAGLRFGDQILQVNGTLVAGFSVDDVHKLLKKSDKNNISLVVRDRPFERAVTLHKDSAGTVGFQFNNGKITAIVKDSSAARNGLLIEHQMLEINGQNVIGMKDKEISQLIAAGGQIITVTVIPTIIYDVMMKKLSTSFIRGKMDHSVPDF